A stretch of Amycolatopsis balhimycina FH 1894 DNA encodes these proteins:
- a CDS encoding ABC transporter substrate-binding protein: MRPGLAVLLAVALVATACGGSGGTPSAGRDKVGYLTSFGTFGRDAYAYVAQEKGFFTEAGLDVTITPGSGTVDVLKLVAGGRADVGTADFTATAITVAKEKLPVTAVAAVHQRSLAAIISLEGNGITRPADLAGKKIADQAGSTNQVMFPVYAKAAGLDPASVRFVPAAPPALPQLLASRQVDGIGQFVVGRPLIEAAARGKKAVVLPYGDLVPDLYGNVVVTSKDLAARNPALVRRFTAALLKGLGYAIEHPDELGAILKKYQPAQDAGVAAAEIGLMASYVRPAGFTGPLGQVAEARVGKIIGTLTDAGAIPAGALTPADVVSFGLVPRS; encoded by the coding sequence ATGAGGCCTGGTCTGGCTGTCTTGCTCGCGGTCGCGCTGGTCGCCACGGCGTGCGGCGGGTCCGGCGGCACACCTTCCGCCGGCCGGGACAAAGTCGGCTATCTGACGTCGTTCGGCACCTTCGGCCGTGACGCCTACGCCTACGTGGCCCAGGAGAAAGGCTTCTTCACCGAAGCCGGGCTCGATGTCACGATCACGCCGGGCAGTGGCACGGTGGACGTGCTCAAGCTGGTCGCCGGGGGCCGGGCGGACGTCGGCACGGCGGACTTCACCGCCACCGCGATCACGGTGGCGAAGGAGAAGCTGCCGGTGACCGCCGTCGCGGCGGTGCACCAGCGGTCCCTCGCCGCGATCATCTCGCTCGAGGGCAACGGCATCACCAGGCCGGCGGACCTGGCCGGGAAGAAGATCGCCGATCAGGCCGGCTCGACGAACCAGGTGATGTTCCCCGTCTACGCCAAGGCCGCCGGCCTCGACCCGGCCTCGGTGCGGTTCGTGCCGGCCGCTCCGCCCGCCCTGCCGCAACTGCTGGCCTCCCGGCAGGTGGACGGGATCGGGCAGTTCGTCGTCGGCCGGCCGCTCATCGAAGCGGCGGCGCGGGGCAAGAAGGCGGTCGTGCTGCCCTACGGCGATCTGGTGCCCGACCTGTACGGCAACGTGGTCGTCACGTCGAAGGATCTCGCCGCCCGGAATCCCGCGCTGGTGCGGCGGTTCACCGCGGCGCTGCTCAAGGGGCTCGGCTACGCGATCGAGCACCCCGACGAGCTCGGCGCGATCCTCAAGAAGTACCAGCCGGCCCAGGACGCGGGGGTGGCGGCCGCCGAGATCGGGCTGATGGCGTCCTATGTCCGGCCCGCCGGCTTCACCGGCCCGCTCGGCCAGGTCGCCGAGGCGCGGGTCGGGAAGATCATCGGCACCCTCACGGACGCCGGCGCCATCCCGGCCGGTGCGCTCACCCCCGCCGACGTCGTCTCTTTCGGACTGGTGCCCCGGTCGTGA
- a CDS encoding ABC transporter ATP-binding protein yields MIVLDGVAQVFDGRAGPVQALAGIDFEVGENEFVAIIGRSGCGKSTLLRLIAGLLPPTRGRIFVGGEPVTRPRRDVSVMFQRPALLPWRSVLANVMLPIEIFGLERKSYRDRAHELLELVGLRGFEKRLPHELSGGMQQRVSLCRSLIHAPAVMLMDEPFSALDALTRTELSGELQRIQLEQPRTVVFVTHSIEEAVVLADRVAVLTPRPGRLRKTVDLALPRPRVPGRPDVDQAGRELRDLLTAPFGEEAT; encoded by the coding sequence GTGATCGTCCTGGACGGCGTGGCGCAGGTCTTCGACGGCCGGGCGGGGCCGGTCCAGGCGCTCGCCGGAATCGACTTCGAGGTGGGCGAGAACGAGTTCGTCGCGATCATCGGGCGGTCCGGGTGCGGCAAGTCGACGTTGCTGCGGCTCATCGCCGGGCTGCTGCCCCCGACCCGGGGACGGATCTTCGTCGGCGGCGAGCCGGTGACCAGGCCGCGTCGCGACGTCTCGGTCATGTTCCAGCGCCCGGCGCTGCTGCCGTGGCGGTCGGTGCTGGCGAACGTCATGCTGCCGATCGAGATCTTCGGCCTGGAGCGGAAGTCCTACCGGGACCGGGCGCACGAGCTGCTGGAGCTGGTCGGCTTGCGTGGCTTCGAGAAGCGGTTGCCCCACGAGCTTTCCGGCGGGATGCAGCAGCGGGTGTCGCTGTGCCGGTCGTTGATCCACGCACCGGCGGTCATGCTCATGGACGAACCGTTCTCCGCATTGGACGCTTTGACCCGGACGGAGCTTTCCGGGGAACTGCAACGTATCCAGCTGGAGCAGCCCAGGACGGTCGTGTTCGTGACGCACTCCATCGAGGAGGCCGTCGTGCTCGCCGACCGGGTGGCGGTGCTCACCCCGCGGCCCGGCAGGCTCCGCAAGACCGTCGACCTCGCCCTTCCCCGGCCACGCGTGCCCGGGCGCCCCGACGTCGATCAGGCGGGTCGTGAGCTGCGCGACCTGCTCACCGCACCGTTCGGCGAGGAGGCGACATGA
- a CDS encoding ABC transporter permease — MKARGAVLPVVGVLALIGLWWLATIVFSIEKFLVPSPADVVASFLELPGYLLGQSLVTLAETIEGFSLSIVVGIPLAMLIVRSPLLERTFYPILLAMNAVPKIAVAPILVVWFGFGQGPKVVLVVLVCVFPVVISTASGMKSTPHELVELLRSWDASRRQEFFKLRFRHALPQIFVGLKVAISLAVIGAVIAEFVGADAGLGFVIVQSGASADTSLAFAAMTLLAIMSIALFYGLAYLERKLVPWAEEHR, encoded by the coding sequence ATGAAGGCGCGGGGTGCCGTGTTGCCCGTCGTGGGGGTGCTGGCGCTCATCGGCCTCTGGTGGCTGGCGACGATCGTCTTCTCGATCGAGAAGTTCCTCGTCCCCAGCCCGGCCGACGTGGTCGCGTCGTTCCTCGAGCTGCCGGGGTACCTGCTCGGCCAGAGCCTGGTCACCCTGGCCGAGACCATCGAGGGTTTCTCACTGTCCATTGTGGTCGGTATTCCGCTCGCGATGCTGATCGTCCGGTCCCCGCTCCTGGAACGGACGTTCTACCCGATCCTGCTCGCCATGAACGCGGTGCCCAAGATCGCCGTCGCCCCGATCCTGGTGGTGTGGTTCGGCTTCGGCCAGGGACCGAAGGTGGTCCTGGTCGTGCTGGTGTGCGTCTTCCCGGTGGTCATCTCGACCGCGTCCGGGATGAAGTCCACGCCGCACGAGCTCGTCGAGCTGCTCCGCTCGTGGGACGCCTCCCGCCGGCAGGAGTTCTTCAAGCTGCGGTTCCGCCACGCCCTGCCGCAGATCTTCGTCGGGCTCAAGGTGGCGATCTCCCTGGCGGTCATCGGCGCGGTGATCGCGGAGTTCGTCGGCGCCGACGCCGGGCTCGGTTTCGTCATCGTGCAGTCCGGCGCCAGTGCCGACACGTCGCTGGCCTTCGCCGCGATGACCCTGCTGGCGATCATGAGCATCGCGTTGTTCTACGGGCTCGCGTACCTCGAGCGGAAGCTGGTGCCGTGGGCCGAGGAACACCGGTGA
- a CDS encoding RNA polymerase subunit sigma-70 codes for MTDARPLGADEATFITVVRSGDTARFALITERYRRELQVHCYRMLANYEDAQDMTQETFLRAWHKRESFEGRAALRTWLYRIATNVCLDFLDKRNDRTPVPAELPGAGSELSYLQPYPDRMLPEDPQESVVARETIELAFIVAVQHLPPRQRAVFILRDVLGWPASKAADALELTVASVTSALQRARVTMREQLPGRRLDWRSSATHELSSDERGAVRSYIDAHERNDLDGLMSLLRDDLRFAMLPDPGTVTTTAEEAVDGWLSGGLFQHGHDDWRGITTTVNRMPAAVLYLRTPDDPQYRLFAIAVLHIVDGKIAELTGFDATGKPWLDLPLTL; via the coding sequence ATGACCGACGCCAGACCGCTGGGCGCCGACGAGGCCACGTTCATCACGGTGGTCCGCTCAGGCGATACAGCGCGGTTCGCACTCATCACGGAGCGTTACCGGCGTGAGCTGCAGGTGCACTGCTACCGGATGCTCGCGAACTACGAGGACGCCCAGGACATGACGCAGGAGACGTTCCTGCGGGCGTGGCACAAGCGGGAGTCGTTCGAGGGCCGCGCCGCGCTGCGGACCTGGCTGTACCGGATCGCGACGAACGTCTGCCTCGACTTCCTGGACAAGCGCAACGACCGCACACCCGTGCCTGCCGAGCTGCCGGGGGCGGGCTCGGAACTGAGCTACCTGCAGCCGTACCCCGACCGGATGCTCCCGGAGGACCCGCAGGAATCGGTGGTGGCGCGGGAGACGATCGAGCTGGCGTTCATCGTCGCCGTCCAGCACCTGCCGCCGCGGCAGCGGGCGGTCTTCATCCTGCGCGACGTCCTCGGCTGGCCGGCGTCGAAGGCCGCCGACGCCCTCGAGCTGACCGTCGCGTCGGTGACCAGCGCACTGCAGCGGGCGCGCGTGACGATGCGCGAGCAGCTGCCCGGCCGCCGCCTCGACTGGCGGAGCTCCGCCACTCACGAGCTGTCGAGCGACGAGCGCGGCGCGGTGAGGTCGTACATCGACGCCCATGAGCGCAACGACCTCGACGGGCTGATGTCCCTGCTGCGCGACGACCTGCGCTTCGCGATGCTGCCCGATCCGGGCACCGTGACCACGACGGCCGAGGAGGCGGTGGACGGCTGGCTCTCCGGTGGGCTCTTCCAGCACGGCCACGACGACTGGCGCGGTATCACCACGACCGTCAACCGCATGCCCGCCGCCGTGCTGTACCTCCGCACTCCCGACGACCCGCAGTACCGGCTGTTCGCCATCGCGGTCCTGCACATCGTCGACGGGAAGATAGCCGAGCTCACCGGATTCGACGCCACCGGCAAACCCTGGCTGGACCTGCCCCTGACACTGTGA
- a CDS encoding dihydrofolate reductase family protein — MRKLIFGMNVTLDGYIAAPGDDIGWGGPPSDELFQWWLDRERASELTLYGRKLWETMSSYWPTGDQQPDVTPAQIEFARNWRDTPKVVFSSTIDKVGWNTRLVTGDAVAEITRLKAGDGGPMGIGGATLAGAAMRAGLIDEYALATYPVLVGGGTPFFTALDGWVNLNLVETRTFPGGVVLTRYETRR; from the coding sequence ATGCGGAAACTGATCTTCGGCATGAACGTGACCCTGGACGGCTACATCGCCGCGCCCGGCGACGACATCGGCTGGGGCGGGCCTCCGAGCGACGAGCTGTTCCAGTGGTGGCTCGACCGGGAGCGGGCGAGCGAGCTGACGCTGTACGGGCGCAAGCTGTGGGAGACGATGAGCTCCTACTGGCCGACCGGCGACCAGCAGCCCGACGTCACCCCGGCGCAGATCGAGTTCGCGCGGAACTGGCGGGACACGCCGAAGGTGGTGTTCTCCTCGACGATCGACAAGGTCGGCTGGAACACGCGCCTGGTCACCGGCGACGCGGTCGCCGAGATCACCCGGCTCAAGGCCGGGGACGGCGGCCCGATGGGCATCGGCGGCGCGACGCTCGCCGGGGCGGCCATGCGGGCCGGGCTGATCGACGAGTACGCCCTGGCCACCTACCCGGTCCTGGTGGGCGGTGGCACGCCGTTCTTCACGGCGCTGGACGGCTGGGTGAACCTGAACCTCGTCGAGACGCGGACGTTTCCCGGCGGCGTGGTGCTGACCCGATACGAGACGAGGCGATGA
- a CDS encoding MerR family transcriptional regulator, whose translation MRIGELSKRTGVSPRSLRYYEEQGLLTSSRSDAGQRHYSDAEVQRVSLIRQLFDAGMSSRVIATVLPCVDVPGDLGIAEETFTAMTRERDRIDAGIAHLIETRDALDVLIKANRRHQAKLSTTPEPVARSA comes from the coding sequence ATGCGGATAGGCGAGCTGTCCAAGCGCACGGGCGTGAGTCCGCGCTCACTGCGGTACTACGAAGAGCAGGGCCTGCTGACCAGCTCACGCTCCGACGCGGGGCAGCGTCACTATTCCGACGCCGAGGTCCAGCGCGTCTCGCTCATCCGGCAGCTGTTCGACGCCGGTATGTCCAGCCGGGTGATCGCGACGGTGCTGCCGTGCGTGGACGTCCCCGGCGACCTGGGCATCGCCGAGGAGACGTTCACGGCGATGACGCGCGAGCGCGACCGGATCGACGCCGGCATCGCGCACCTGATCGAGACCCGGGATGCGCTCGACGTGCTGATCAAGGCCAACCGCCGGCACCAGGCGAAGCTGTCCACGACACCGGAACCGGTGGCGCGGTCGGCCTGA
- a CDS encoding NADP-dependent oxidoreductase — MGQAWGFGKHGGPEVQEFFDRPDPVPGRGEVLIRVAVAGVNPLDHVLRSGPVPGLDGGRPFPRVLGMEAAGTVLALGEDVDGLEVGDAVFGFALTGDGTYAETTVLSAPNTARIPAGLSATVAATLPVAGTTAVDALDQLGLPAGATILVNGVGGGVGLAVARLAAARELRVIGTGSTAKREHAEAIGVRFIDYTAEDVVAAARELVPDGFAGIVDLAGGTSLRTVAPLAKEPRTIISVGDMSVPDLGGRLVERRLDRANLERAARLALDGVLAPVITAVHPLSDAPAALATVENGHSAGKVVIKMA, encoded by the coding sequence ATGGGACAGGCGTGGGGTTTCGGGAAGCACGGCGGGCCCGAGGTGCAGGAGTTCTTCGATCGTCCCGATCCCGTCCCCGGTCGCGGCGAGGTGCTGATCCGGGTCGCCGTCGCCGGCGTGAACCCCCTCGATCACGTCCTGCGCTCGGGTCCGGTCCCCGGGCTCGACGGCGGGCGGCCGTTTCCCCGCGTGCTGGGCATGGAGGCAGCGGGAACCGTTCTCGCCCTGGGCGAGGACGTCGACGGGCTCGAGGTGGGTGACGCGGTCTTCGGCTTCGCGCTCACCGGTGACGGCACCTACGCCGAGACGACGGTGCTGTCCGCGCCCAACACCGCGCGCATCCCGGCGGGCCTGTCCGCGACCGTGGCGGCAACGCTGCCGGTGGCCGGGACGACCGCGGTGGACGCGCTCGACCAGCTCGGCCTCCCGGCCGGTGCCACGATCCTGGTCAACGGGGTCGGGGGCGGGGTCGGCCTCGCCGTCGCCCGGCTGGCCGCCGCGCGCGAGCTGCGGGTGATCGGCACCGGGAGTACCGCCAAGCGCGAGCACGCCGAAGCCATCGGAGTGCGGTTCATCGACTACACCGCCGAGGACGTCGTCGCCGCGGCACGCGAGCTGGTTCCGGACGGCTTCGCCGGGATCGTCGACCTGGCCGGCGGCACCTCGCTGCGGACGGTCGCTCCGCTGGCCAAGGAGCCCCGCACCATCATCTCGGTGGGTGATATGTCCGTGCCCGATCTCGGTGGGCGTCTCGTCGAGCGTCGCCTCGACCGCGCGAACCTGGAACGGGCCGCCCGGCTGGCGCTCGACGGAGTCCTCGCACCCGTGATCACCGCGGTCCATCCGCTCTCCGACGCCCCGGCCGCCCTCGCCACCGTCGAGAACGGTCACAGTGCGGGCAAGGTTGTCATCAAGATGGCATGA
- a CDS encoding fumarylacetoacetate hydrolase family protein → MSHLVRFADGTGTIRVGVLTDEQLRPLAVASMSDLLRRPVAEIRELAEAAGEPVSAAGVRLLPPLDGRMEVWAAGVTYLRSEEARREESADEDVYARVYRADRPELFFKSSAWRVVTDGEPIAIRADSANNVPEPELGLLLTGAGEIAGYVVVDDVSSRSIEGENPLYLPQAKIYTGSCAVSARVRPAWEVPDRLSLDLRMRILRDGHEVFAGEASTAQLNREPAELVEYLWRDNDFPDGAVLSTGTSIVPGLDLGLRPGDVVEIEIGEVGSLHSPVVLGADEVRRVLAAR, encoded by the coding sequence ATGAGTCACCTGGTGCGATTCGCCGACGGAACCGGCACCATCCGGGTCGGCGTGCTCACCGATGAACAGCTGCGGCCGCTCGCGGTGGCGTCGATGAGTGACCTGCTACGCCGCCCCGTGGCGGAGATCCGCGAGCTGGCCGAGGCCGCCGGGGAGCCCGTGTCCGCGGCCGGGGTCCGCCTGCTGCCGCCGCTGGACGGGCGGATGGAGGTGTGGGCCGCCGGGGTGACGTACCTGCGGTCCGAGGAGGCCCGCCGGGAGGAGAGCGCCGACGAGGACGTCTACGCGCGGGTGTACCGCGCGGATCGACCGGAGCTGTTCTTCAAGTCGTCCGCGTGGCGTGTGGTCACCGACGGCGAGCCGATCGCCATCCGCGCCGATTCCGCCAACAACGTGCCGGAGCCGGAACTCGGCCTGCTGCTGACCGGTGCCGGGGAGATCGCCGGGTACGTGGTGGTCGACGACGTCAGCTCCCGCAGCATCGAAGGCGAGAACCCGCTGTACCTCCCGCAGGCCAAGATCTACACCGGTTCGTGCGCGGTGTCGGCGCGGGTGCGGCCGGCGTGGGAGGTGCCGGACCGGCTGTCGCTCGATCTCCGCATGCGCATCCTGCGCGACGGTCACGAGGTGTTCGCCGGCGAAGCCAGTACCGCCCAGCTGAACCGCGAACCGGCCGAACTGGTCGAATACCTGTGGCGGGACAACGACTTCCCCGACGGCGCCGTGCTCTCCACGGGCACGTCCATCGTGCCGGGACTCGACCTCGGGCTGCGGCCGGGAGACGTCGTCGAGATCGAGATCGGCGAGGTCGGATCACTGCACTCCCCCGTGGTACTGGGCGCGGACGAGGTACGCCGGGTGCTCGCCGCGCGCTGA
- a CDS encoding TetR/AcrR family transcriptional regulator, which yields MSARRAPRPEDRGRAAEQTRERILDAAMAEFGAKGYAGARTAGIAARAGVNPQLISYYFGGKQGLLEELRRRWQEIEASVAAPDASFGASVAAHLDATLDRPDWARLVVWQALGDCPFADAEEGERYAQAQRDRLAKGVQRIRERRDAGEVTGDIDPRFALLVTYAVVFSPIALPQFVRGLLGDDPLSPAVRRWLHDQLIKLLGAAGD from the coding sequence ATGTCGGCACGGAGGGCGCCACGGCCGGAAGATCGCGGCCGGGCGGCGGAGCAGACCCGGGAGCGGATTCTCGACGCCGCCATGGCCGAGTTCGGAGCAAAGGGCTACGCCGGCGCGCGCACCGCCGGAATCGCCGCGCGCGCGGGCGTGAACCCGCAGCTCATCTCGTACTACTTCGGCGGCAAGCAGGGCCTGCTGGAGGAGCTCCGCCGCCGTTGGCAGGAGATCGAGGCGTCCGTCGCCGCCCCCGATGCCTCGTTCGGCGCTTCGGTCGCCGCCCATCTCGACGCGACGCTCGACCGCCCCGACTGGGCCCGGTTGGTGGTCTGGCAGGCGCTGGGCGACTGCCCCTTCGCCGACGCCGAGGAGGGCGAACGCTACGCGCAGGCCCAGCGGGACAGGCTGGCGAAGGGCGTGCAGCGGATCCGTGAGCGCCGGGACGCCGGCGAGGTCACCGGTGACATCGACCCGCGGTTCGCGCTGCTGGTCACCTATGCGGTGGTCTTCTCGCCGATCGCCCTGCCGCAGTTCGTCAGGGGTCTGCTGGGCGACGATCCGTTGTCTCCGGCGGTCCGGCGTTGGCTGCACGACCAACTGATCAAGCTGCTCGGCGCAGCCGGGGATTGA
- a CDS encoding NAD(P)H-binding protein codes for MVAVVFGARGNVGRHVVSGLLAAGEKVRATSRTPDAAGLPPGVEVVAADLERPETLRAALEGAEKVFLYAKPDGVEGFVDAAADAGVRHVVLLSSAAVVVPDAERNPIARQHRTVESAIERSGIDWTFVRPGMFATNTLWWWQRPIRDEGVVRNPYPDAQTAPVHEKDMAALAVTALTRPGHRRQAYTVYGPQSLTLRRQVEHLGDALGRTIRFEVISVVEARAELGKTIPAIGVETFLRQWAARDGTPAQVSTTVEDVTGRPARTFAQWTVDHAGDFR; via the coding sequence ATGGTCGCGGTCGTCTTCGGGGCCAGGGGGAACGTGGGTCGTCACGTCGTCAGTGGTCTGCTCGCGGCGGGCGAGAAGGTCCGGGCGACCAGCCGGACACCCGATGCTGCGGGCCTGCCGCCGGGTGTGGAGGTCGTCGCGGCCGATCTTGAGCGTCCCGAAACCCTGCGCGCCGCGCTGGAGGGTGCCGAGAAGGTGTTCCTCTACGCCAAACCCGACGGTGTCGAGGGTTTCGTCGACGCCGCCGCGGACGCGGGCGTCCGGCACGTCGTACTGCTGTCGTCGGCGGCGGTCGTGGTCCCGGACGCGGAACGCAATCCGATCGCCCGGCAGCACCGGACCGTCGAATCGGCCATCGAGCGGTCCGGCATCGACTGGACGTTCGTCCGCCCGGGGATGTTCGCCACCAACACGCTGTGGTGGTGGCAGCGGCCGATCCGGGACGAGGGTGTCGTGCGGAACCCGTATCCGGATGCGCAGACCGCTCCGGTCCACGAGAAGGACATGGCCGCGCTGGCGGTGACCGCGCTGACCCGGCCGGGTCACCGGCGACAGGCCTATACCGTCTACGGGCCGCAGTCGCTCACGCTGCGGCGGCAGGTCGAGCACCTCGGCGACGCCCTCGGCCGGACGATCCGCTTCGAGGTGATCTCTGTGGTCGAAGCGCGAGCGGAACTGGGCAAGACGATCCCGGCGATCGGCGTGGAGACCTTCTTGCGCCAGTGGGCGGCCCGCGACGGCACCCCCGCGCAGGTTTCCACGACCGTCGAGGACGTCACCGGCCGGCCCGCGCGGACCTTCGCACAGTGGACCGTGGACCACGCCGGCGACTTCCGCTGA
- a CDS encoding M1 family metallopeptidase yields MRGADRSRGRLVVISCALSAGLLAATSPAAEAAPASPYSPGAPGAGDPYFPDMGNGGYDVSHYDIRLAFSPETHAIDATTTILATATQNLSRFDLDFQGPLTISRLSVNGLNAGFTRSGAQELVITPPYGLRKGSPFVVSVTYAGVPQEIDDPALGLSGWVATKDGAVALNQPIGAATYYPVNDTPDDKATYTQTITVPTGLTVLANGEPGPTTTRDHQTTFRWSMNRPLASELAMLAIGDYDVTRGVTAGGLPNITAIGQSIDTKPGQGKVFNQTTAQITHWESSVYGQYPFDSTGGILADVGVGYALETQSRPVYDQRTSDVDGDLLAHELGHQWFGDSLTPVHWSDIWLNEGFATYTEWLYQEKFNNVPVQQTFAKTYADEKDWSGEVADPGRDNIFNDLVYNRGAMTLQALRMKIGDRAFFAVLTLWPTVHRYGNVSTRQFIQFVERLTNRDLGSFFHTWLYQPGKPAL; encoded by the coding sequence ATGCGAGGCGCCGATCGTAGCCGTGGCCGCTTGGTGGTCATCTCCTGCGCACTGTCCGCCGGTCTGCTGGCCGCGACGAGCCCGGCAGCGGAGGCGGCGCCGGCATCGCCGTACTCCCCCGGTGCGCCCGGCGCCGGGGATCCGTACTTCCCCGACATGGGCAACGGCGGCTACGACGTCAGCCACTACGACATCCGGCTGGCGTTCAGCCCCGAAACCCACGCAATCGACGCGACCACGACGATTCTCGCCACGGCCACCCAGAATCTCTCCCGCTTCGACCTGGATTTCCAGGGACCGCTGACGATCAGCAGACTCTCGGTGAACGGCCTGAACGCCGGCTTCACCCGCAGCGGTGCCCAGGAACTGGTGATCACCCCGCCGTACGGCCTGCGGAAGGGCAGCCCGTTCGTCGTCTCGGTGACCTACGCCGGCGTCCCGCAGGAGATCGACGACCCCGCGCTGGGCCTCTCCGGCTGGGTCGCCACCAAGGACGGCGCGGTCGCACTCAACCAGCCGATCGGCGCGGCGACCTACTACCCGGTGAACGACACCCCCGACGACAAAGCGACCTACACCCAGACCATCACCGTCCCAACCGGACTCACTGTGCTGGCCAACGGCGAACCCGGGCCCACCACCACGCGCGATCACCAGACCACCTTCCGCTGGTCGATGAACCGGCCGCTGGCCAGTGAGCTGGCCATGCTCGCGATCGGCGACTACGACGTCACCCGCGGCGTGACGGCCGGCGGCCTGCCGAACATCACCGCGATTGGCCAGTCGATCGACACCAAACCCGGTCAGGGCAAGGTGTTCAACCAGACCACGGCGCAGATCACCCACTGGGAATCCTCGGTGTACGGGCAGTACCCGTTCGACTCGACCGGCGGCATCCTCGCCGACGTCGGCGTCGGCTATGCCCTCGAGACACAGAGCCGGCCGGTCTACGACCAGCGCACCAGCGATGTCGACGGCGACCTGCTCGCCCACGAACTCGGCCACCAGTGGTTCGGCGACAGCCTCACTCCGGTGCACTGGTCGGACATCTGGCTCAACGAAGGCTTCGCGACCTACACGGAGTGGCTCTACCAAGAGAAGTTCAACAACGTCCCCGTGCAACAGACCTTCGCGAAGACCTACGCCGACGAGAAGGACTGGAGCGGCGAAGTCGCCGACCCCGGACGTGACAACATCTTCAACGACCTGGTCTACAACCGCGGCGCGATGACCCTGCAGGCGCTACGCATGAAGATCGGCGACCGCGCCTTCTTCGCAGTGCTCACACTGTGGCCGACAGTTCACCGATACGGCAATGTGTCGACGCGGCAATTCATCCAGTTCGTCGAGCGGCTGACCAACCGCGACCTCGGCTCGTTCTTCCACACCTGGCTCTACCAGCCGGGCAAGCCGGCACTCTGA
- a CDS encoding dipeptidase: MDLRSRVEELMPRARDELADLVALRSVADPRQFPPEECHRAAIWVADAFTEAGFATDLADTPDGSQAVVGSRPCGREGAPTVLLYAHYDVQPPLADDEWRTPPFRLTEVDGRWYGRGAADCKGNILMHLTALRALGDDVPVDLKLVVEGSEEQGTGGLEAFVPEHAELLRADAILVGDTGNVAVGYPAVTVSLRGMVNVVVHVEALPSELHSGMFGGPAPDALAALVTVLATLRDDDGDTTVHGLPGDGRWSGAPYPAAQFRADAGLSPGTVLLGSGEVADTLWARPAVTVLGIDCPPVVGSTAALVPRARARLNLRIPPGVDPYHAACALSEHLMAAAPWGVDVSVETEAIGEPFRAATGGPAHQAMGQAMETAYGRPASQLGQGGSIPLCTVLAETYPDAEILLIGVEEPQARIHAPNESVAPREIAHMALAEALFLRDYGTGSG, encoded by the coding sequence ATGGATCTCCGCAGCCGGGTCGAGGAACTGATGCCGCGGGCTCGCGACGAACTCGCGGACCTCGTCGCCCTGCGCTCGGTCGCGGACCCCCGGCAGTTCCCGCCCGAGGAATGCCACCGCGCCGCGATCTGGGTGGCCGACGCGTTCACCGAGGCCGGGTTCGCCACCGACCTCGCCGACACCCCGGACGGCAGCCAGGCCGTGGTCGGTTCCCGGCCGTGCGGCCGGGAGGGTGCCCCGACCGTGCTTCTCTACGCGCATTACGACGTCCAGCCGCCCTTGGCGGACGACGAGTGGCGGACACCGCCGTTCCGGCTGACCGAAGTGGACGGACGCTGGTACGGCCGCGGCGCGGCCGACTGCAAGGGCAACATCCTCATGCACCTCACCGCGCTGCGGGCCCTCGGCGACGACGTGCCGGTCGACCTCAAGCTGGTCGTCGAGGGTTCCGAGGAACAGGGCACCGGCGGGCTCGAGGCATTCGTTCCCGAGCACGCCGAGCTGCTGCGCGCCGACGCGATCCTGGTGGGCGACACCGGGAACGTCGCCGTCGGGTACCCCGCCGTGACGGTCAGCCTCCGCGGCATGGTCAACGTCGTCGTCCACGTCGAAGCACTGCCGTCCGAACTGCACTCCGGCATGTTCGGCGGCCCCGCCCCGGACGCGCTCGCCGCGCTGGTGACGGTGCTGGCCACCCTGCGCGACGACGACGGCGACACGACCGTCCACGGCCTGCCCGGCGACGGCCGCTGGTCCGGTGCCCCGTACCCGGCGGCGCAGTTCCGGGCCGACGCGGGCCTGTCCCCCGGCACCGTCCTGCTCGGCAGCGGCGAAGTGGCGGACACGCTGTGGGCGCGTCCGGCGGTGACGGTGCTCGGCATCGACTGCCCGCCGGTCGTCGGCTCCACCGCGGCGCTCGTCCCCCGCGCCCGGGCCCGGCTGAACCTGCGCATCCCGCCCGGCGTCGACCCGTACCACGCGGCGTGCGCGCTGAGCGAGCACCTGATGGCCGCCGCGCCGTGGGGCGTGGACGTCTCGGTGGAGACCGAGGCGATCGGCGAGCCGTTCCGCGCCGCCACCGGCGGCCCCGCCCACCAGGCGATGGGCCAGGCCATGGAGACCGCGTACGGCCGCCCGGCGAGCCAACTCGGCCAAGGGGGATCGATCCCGCTGTGCACCGTCCTCGCCGAAACCTACCCCGACGCCGAGATCCTGCTCATCGGCGTCGAGGAACCGCAGGCACGCATCCACGCGCCGAACGAAAGCGTCGCACCGCGGGAGATCGCGCACATGGCGCTGGCCGAGGCATTGTTCCTGCGGGACTACGGCACCGGCTCCGGCTGA